In one Granulicella aggregans genomic region, the following are encoded:
- a CDS encoding S9 family peptidase: MSARLPCLAALALLAVATTALSQSGTPAPMVPLAKHDPRLEKVTEAMHASKSPTYVALSPDGATVAWTLRRSEGTQIHLVPVADPAKDTVLKVEGREDCASEAPVWSPDGTTFAFTSTCTPKSEKAGQEQIFLWTKSTGKFKQLTHLTGNIQSLAFSPDGKSLAFLFVENATRSAGALAAMKPWSGVIGEDGIEIQRIYGINVSDGGGEFLTPSSLHVYEFDWSPNSKQLAFIGANPPGENNWWVAKLYTIPADRDDKGRIFDSSRALDSRMWSPPPVVLDPTTVSGPLHGLQIAVPRFSPDGSQIAFIGGIMSDQGSTGGDIYTIPSTGGEPKDITPNREATPAWFSWVNSDTLGVSESARGNTHLFAYDISSQKDIPQYDLSVPETLRAGGLSMRVSLSADSQSIAYIRSSFSTPPEVYAGPFGSVKQITHLNDNVKPVWGKSESVEWDNEGFHVQGWLLYPADYDPAKKYPLIVSVHGGPSAATANSWAGGGALFSAMGYFVFSPNPRGSYGQGERFTQANVKDFGYGDLRDILKGMDTLEATLPIDKNREGITGWSYGGFMTMFAVTQTNRFHAAVAGAGISDWKSYYGENSIDQWMVPFFGKTVYDDPAVYAKSSAIEYIKNVKTPTLVLVGDRDGECPAPQSFEFWHALRAEGVKTQLVVYPNEGHGFRDPAHIQDRDERMLNWFATEMP, translated from the coding sequence ATGTCCGCACGTCTCCCTTGCCTGGCCGCCCTAGCCCTCCTCGCCGTCGCCACCACCGCCCTCTCCCAGAGCGGCACTCCCGCCCCGATGGTTCCGCTCGCCAAGCACGATCCCCGCCTCGAAAAGGTGACCGAGGCCATGCACGCCTCAAAGTCCCCGACCTACGTCGCCCTCTCCCCCGACGGCGCAACCGTAGCCTGGACCCTCCGCCGCTCCGAAGGTACGCAGATTCATCTGGTCCCGGTCGCCGACCCCGCAAAGGACACCGTCCTCAAAGTCGAGGGCCGTGAAGACTGCGCCAGCGAAGCCCCCGTCTGGTCACCCGACGGCACCACTTTCGCCTTCACCTCCACCTGCACTCCTAAATCCGAGAAGGCCGGACAAGAACAGATCTTCCTCTGGACTAAATCCACCGGCAAGTTCAAGCAGCTCACCCACCTCACCGGCAACATACAGTCGCTCGCCTTCTCGCCGGACGGCAAGTCCCTTGCCTTCCTCTTTGTCGAAAACGCCACCCGCTCCGCCGGAGCCCTCGCCGCCATGAAGCCCTGGTCCGGCGTCATCGGCGAAGACGGCATCGAAATCCAGCGGATCTACGGTATCAATGTCAGCGACGGCGGAGGCGAATTCCTTACTCCCAGCAGTCTCCATGTGTATGAATTCGACTGGTCTCCTAACTCGAAGCAGCTTGCATTCATCGGCGCTAACCCACCAGGGGAAAATAATTGGTGGGTAGCAAAGCTTTACACGATCCCGGCGGATCGAGACGATAAGGGGAGGATTTTTGACAGTTCGCGCGCCCTTGACAGCAGGATGTGGTCTCCGCCGCCAGTAGTTCTCGACCCCACCACCGTCTCCGGCCCGCTCCACGGCCTCCAGATCGCCGTCCCACGCTTTTCCCCTGACGGCTCGCAGATCGCTTTCATCGGCGGCATCATGTCCGATCAAGGTTCCACCGGCGGAGACATCTACACAATCCCCTCCACCGGCGGCGAGCCCAAAGACATCACCCCCAACCGCGAAGCCACCCCCGCCTGGTTCTCCTGGGTCAACTCCGACACGCTCGGCGTATCCGAGTCCGCCCGCGGCAACACCCACCTCTTCGCCTACGACATCAGCTCCCAAAAAGACATCCCGCAATACGACCTCAGCGTACCCGAGACGCTCCGCGCCGGCGGCCTCTCCATGCGCGTCTCCCTCTCCGCTGACAGCCAATCCATCGCTTACATCCGCAGCTCCTTCAGCACCCCGCCCGAGGTCTACGCAGGCCCCTTCGGCTCCGTCAAACAGATCACCCACCTCAACGACAACGTCAAACCGGTCTGGGGTAAATCCGAATCCGTCGAGTGGGACAACGAAGGCTTCCATGTTCAGGGCTGGCTCCTCTACCCCGCCGATTACGATCCCGCGAAGAAGTATCCCCTCATCGTCAGCGTGCATGGCGGCCCATCCGCCGCCACGGCCAACTCCTGGGCAGGCGGCGGAGCGCTCTTCTCTGCCATGGGCTACTTCGTCTTCTCGCCTAACCCCCGCGGCAGCTACGGCCAGGGCGAGCGCTTCACCCAGGCCAACGTCAAGGACTTCGGCTACGGTGACCTCCGCGACATCCTCAAGGGCATGGATACCCTCGAAGCCACCCTCCCCATCGACAAAAATCGCGAAGGCATCACCGGCTGGAGCTACGGCGGCTTCATGACCATGTTTGCCGTCACCCAGACCAACCGCTTCCACGCCGCCGTCGCCGGGGCAGGAATCTCCGACTGGAAGAGCTACTACGGGGAAAACTCCATCGACCAGTGGATGGTCCCCTTCTTCGGCAAGACCGTCTACGACGACCCCGCCGTCTACGCTAAATCCTCCGCCATCGAGTACATCAAAAACGTCAAGACCCCCACCCTCGTCCTCGTCGGCGATCGCGACGGCGAATGCCCCGCCCCGCAGAGCTTCGAGTTCTGGCACGCCCTCCGCGCCGAAGGCGTCAAGACCCAGCTCGTCGTCTACCCCAACGAGGGCCACGGTTTCCGCGATCCCGCCCACATCCAGGACCGGGATGAGCGCATGTTGAACTGGTTCGCCACCGAAATGCCCTGA
- the rpsL gene encoding 30S ribosomal protein S12, whose translation MPTFHQLVKQGRTPTRYKTASPALQGSPQRRGVCTRVYTQTPKKPNSALRKVARVRLTNGIEVTTYIPGIGHNLQEHSIVLIRGGRVKDLPGVRYHVVRGTLDSVGVANRKQSRSKYGAKRPKAAAGK comes from the coding sequence GTGCCTACGTTCCATCAGCTCGTCAAGCAAGGCCGCACGCCGACACGTTATAAGACCGCCAGCCCCGCGCTTCAGGGTTCGCCCCAGCGCCGTGGCGTCTGCACCCGCGTTTACACGCAGACCCCGAAGAAGCCGAACTCGGCTCTCCGCAAGGTTGCGCGTGTCCGCCTCACCAACGGAATTGAAGTTACGACCTACATCCCGGGCATCGGCCACAACCTGCAGGAGCACTCGATTGTGCTGATCCGCGGTGGCCGTGTGAAGGACCTGCCGGGGGTTCGCTACCACGTTGTGCGTGGAACGCTGGACTCGGTTGGCGTGGCGAACCGGAAGCAGAGCCGCTCAAAGTACGGCGCGAAGCGTCCGAAGGCTGCTGCGGGTAAGTAG